A window of the Planococcus citri chromosome 4, ihPlaCitr1.1, whole genome shotgun sequence genome harbors these coding sequences:
- the LOC135844912 gene encoding uncharacterized protein LOC135844912 isoform X3 — protein MDDSEINDGRFIFLSSPPKLKLISTRFIARQLVFDELNRDAGNISNPSKSFILDDWMDVHVDKMLSNLPSIAAICRSEMTDQIKFVGMEISRWVMRHAGGHASKVFFRRCDSIERRFVTSDFLAEFIWNLDGEIDYVKTAEKLIRDTYLTEEEKFKMACEYCMEDEIDDMYDTYDCLDVDDCTEIEDFSKSNYILYWDSAREGYDVEMPEDDDDDRSFELFMLESPPCNESALRYFFSQLEDEERQDFANGRMLTLPMCIVKHIIPLYTELEQRDLFVNNVVQMMENITTEMPVEQCLQFWNFVKPMLRGKQYIQMLIAIFKCPEYAFDSDSNWMAEYTMEIWKTSPSHLKQFIFREQNDSFVLKWNKWCSDTRDDNYRLRNDAMLLQILSDGDLEYRTRFWLKEWTNLIIGVRPPALSTLLEICLPDTQAREEFMKQIIESDRMVAYLDKLLEVGFIIEMNQFLDILLSEPSQRTDYKKKMRPGFVRLPQKFVRSWETPSDEQIDAFGQFIDEIKHRDDNDDNDDDEDDEGENTPEECKVRAISAAFVAFIDERFIERRIFNNILHVAKRLCDEQKVKSDVKIMFIMYHIFATTEEDKEEFIKTMVNANTNRAWRRIMLWALGSREKMEKFFDGFEVLQDPKCETWFDECRVSGDEEDGDFA, from the coding sequence ATGGACGACTCAGAAATCAACGATGGCAGATTCATTTTTCTCTCATCGCCACCGAAACTGAAACTTATATCTACTCGTTTCATAGCAAGGCAGCTGGTTTTCGACGAGTTGAATCGCGATGCCGGAAACATCAGCAATCCATCGAAAAGTTTCATATTGGACGATTGGATGGACGTTCATGTCGACAAAATGCTATCAAATCTACCATCCATTGCTGCAATTTGTCGCTCCGAAATGACAGATCAGATCAAGTTCGTCGGTATGGAAATCTCACGCTGGGTGATGAGACACGCAGGAGGACACGCTTCAAAAGTATTCTTCCGGAGGTGTGACTCGATCGAGCGTCGTTTCGTTACGTCTGATTTCTTAGCCGAATTTATTTGGAATCTTGATGGCGAGATAGATTACGTTAAAACCGCCGAGAAACTGATTCGTGATACGTATTTGACCGAAgaagagaaatttaaaatggcTTGCGAATATTGCATGGAAGACGAGATTGACGACATGTACGATACGTACGATTGCCTGGACGTCGACGACTGCACGGAAATCGAAGATTTCTCCAAGAGTAACTATATTTTGTATTGGGATAGTGCGAGGGAAGGATACGACGTAGAGATGCCCGAAGATGATGACGATGATCGATCTTTCGAATTATTCATGTTGGAATCTCCTCCGTGCAACGAATCTGCGTTGAGGTATTTTTTCTCCCAATTAGAGGACGAAGAGAGGCAAGATTTCGCAAATGGTAGAATGTTAACTTTGCCAATGTGTATAGTAAAGCATATTATACCCTTGTATACCGAACTCGAGCAGAGAGATCTTTTCGTGAATAACGTGGTCCAAATGATGGAGAATATCACGACTGAAATGCCCGTCGAGCAATGTCTgcagttttggaattttgtcaAGCCTATGTTACGTGGTAAACAATATATTCAAATGCTGATTGCTATATTTAAATGCCCCGAGTACGCATTCGACAGTGATTCGAATTGGATGGCTGAATACACGATGGAGATATGGAAAACGTCGCCGAGTCATTTGAAACAATTCATATTTCGCGAACAAAACGACAGCTTCGTGTTGAAGTGGAATAAATGGTGCAGCGACACGCGAGATGATAATTACAGACTGCGAAACGACGCGATGCTTTTGCAAATTCTATCAGATGGCGACTTGGAGTACCGAACACGGTTCTGGCTTAAAGAATGGACCAATTTAATCATCGGAGTACGTCCTCCAGCCCTGAGTACACTATTGGAGATCTGTCTACCAGATACTCAAGCGAGGGAAGAATTTATGAAACAAATCATCGAATCTGATCGTATGGTTGCCTACTTGGATAAATTACTCGAAGTCGGATTCATTATCGAGATGAACCAGTTTCTAGACATCTTGCTGTCCGAGCCGAGCCAAAGGACGGATTACAAGAAGAAAATGAGACCAGGTTTCGTTCGATTGCCCCAGAAATTCGTACGTAGTTGGGAAACCCCGAGTGACGAACAGATCGACGCTTTTGGCCAGTTTATCGACGAAATCAAACACCGTGACGATAACGATGAcaatgacgacgacgaagacgatgaaGGCGAAAACACCCCCGAGGAATGCAAAGTGCGCGCGATCTCAGCTGCTTTTGTTGCTTTCATCGACGAAAGATTCATCGAACGTAGGATTTTCAACAACATCTTGCACGTAGCCAAACGTCTGTGCGATGAGCAGAAGGTGAAGTCTGATGTAAAAATCATGTTCATCATGTATCATATATTCGCCACGACTGAAGAAGATAAGGAAGAGTTTATAAAAACGATGGTGAACGCGAATACGAATCGAGCCTGGAGGAGGATTATGTTATGGGCTCTAGGTTCTCGAGAGAAAATGGAGAAGTTTTTTGATGGATTTGAAGTTTTACAAGATCCTAAGTGCGAGACTTGGTTCGATGAGTGTCGTGTAAGTGGTGATGAGGAGGATGGAGACTTTGCGTGA